Proteins from one Parvibaculum lavamentivorans DS-1 genomic window:
- the def gene encoding peptide deformylase, with protein sequence MAIRKIARMGHPVLRGIARPVPDPTAPEVKALVRDMIETMIDANGAGLAAPQVYEPWRIVVFQAPESRLPEGVDETEAFDHTAPLTVLINPEVEILTEEMEKGWEGCLSVPGLRGSVPRHTELRYRGYGLNGELIERRARGFHARVIQHECDHLDGILYPQRMDDLAELIFESEARAWLAARAEKAEAEEGGVGEGETTEEQEKAHA encoded by the coding sequence ATGGCCATACGCAAGATCGCCCGCATGGGACACCCCGTTTTGAGGGGAATCGCCCGCCCCGTCCCGGACCCCACGGCCCCGGAGGTGAAGGCGCTTGTCCGCGACATGATCGAGACCATGATCGACGCCAATGGGGCGGGGCTTGCTGCCCCTCAGGTCTATGAGCCGTGGCGGATCGTCGTCTTCCAGGCACCGGAAAGCCGCCTGCCCGAAGGGGTGGACGAGACGGAGGCTTTCGATCACACGGCCCCCCTCACGGTCCTTATAAACCCCGAGGTGGAGATCCTGACAGAGGAGATGGAAAAGGGCTGGGAGGGCTGCCTCTCGGTGCCGGGGCTTAGGGGCTCCGTGCCGCGCCATACCGAGCTTCGCTACCGGGGTTATGGCCTCAATGGCGAGTTGATCGAGCGCCGCGCCAGGGGCTTCCATGCCCGCGTCATCCAGCATGAATGCGACCACCTCGACGGCATCCTCTATCCGCAGCGGATGGACGACCTCGCCGAACTCATCTTCGAGAGCGAGGCCCGCGCCTGGCTCGCCGCGCGGGCGGAAAAAGCCGAGGCGGAAGAAGGCGGGGTAGGAGAGGGCGAGACGACAGAAGAACAGGAGAAAGCCCATGCCTGA
- a CDS encoding COQ9 family protein, with amino-acid sequence MPETAAKPKRPGAGKAKADHLEAARARILAAALPNVAFDGWTPRLLKEAAEAAGISHGEMRLAFPDGVVDLVDYFLADGDRRMAEMLAKEDIAALKIRERITLAVRTRMEVDILYREAMRRAVTLLALPVSGTHGPRSLYRTVDAIWRAVGDTSTDFNFYTKRATLAGVFSSVTLYWFADDSEGFANTWAFLDRRIDDVMRFEKAKATVKGVAAKLPDPFALLGRLRYRNG; translated from the coding sequence ATGCCTGAGACAGCAGCGAAGCCGAAGCGCCCGGGCGCCGGCAAGGCGAAGGCGGACCACCTCGAAGCCGCGCGCGCGAGAATCCTCGCCGCCGCGCTTCCCAATGTCGCCTTTGACGGCTGGACGCCGCGCCTCCTCAAGGAAGCTGCGGAAGCGGCCGGCATATCGCACGGTGAAATGCGTCTCGCCTTTCCCGATGGCGTCGTCGATCTCGTGGATTACTTTCTCGCCGATGGCGACCGCCGCATGGCCGAGATGCTGGCGAAGGAAGACATCGCGGCGCTGAAAATCCGCGAGCGCATCACGCTCGCTGTCCGCACACGCATGGAGGTCGACATTCTCTACCGCGAGGCCATGCGCCGCGCCGTCACGCTGCTCGCGCTGCCGGTTTCGGGCACGCATGGGCCGCGCTCGCTCTATCGCACGGTCGATGCGATCTGGCGCGCCGTTGGCGATACTTCCACGGATTTCAACTTCTATACCAAGCGCGCAACGCTTGCCGGCGTCTTCTCATCGGTCACGCTCTACTGGTTTGCGGATGATTCCGAAGGCTTCGCGAATACCTGGGCGTTTCTCGACCGCCGTATCGACGATGTGATGCGTTTCGAAAAGGCAAAGGCGACGGTTAAAGGCGTTGCCGCGAAACTGCCGGATCCCTTCGCGCTGCTCGGGCGGCTGCGTTATCGCAACGGCTAG
- a CDS encoding PAS domain-containing protein: MNRGRAETSMAEEAWGNAPELQRFLRDVAPSAGERATVPLLGSRAQTEIFRYWCSLPRPGGIPDASDFDPLAVIGCLPDIVVFSMRSPTDIHHRLVGTGLVGRLGYDATGKNLLDLVAEDYRAQCSRNMHEVVCRPCVWQARYSSHYTSGRISYVQSIYLPLRGPAGQPARIVSLHSPEDPRSYHAPTDKPLFGSEVERIVWIDVGYGVPD; the protein is encoded by the coding sequence ATGAACAGGGGCCGGGCCGAAACCTCGATGGCAGAAGAAGCGTGGGGCAACGCCCCTGAGCTGCAACGCTTTCTGCGCGATGTGGCGCCAAGCGCGGGAGAACGCGCGACCGTGCCGCTCCTCGGATCACGCGCCCAAACCGAAATTTTCAGATACTGGTGCAGCCTGCCGCGACCCGGCGGGATACCCGATGCGTCGGACTTCGATCCGCTTGCCGTGATCGGCTGCCTGCCGGACATCGTCGTCTTCAGCATGCGCAGCCCGACGGACATTCACCACCGGCTGGTCGGCACCGGCCTTGTGGGCCGTCTCGGCTATGATGCGACGGGAAAAAACCTGCTCGATCTGGTGGCCGAGGATTATCGCGCGCAATGCAGCCGCAACATGCATGAAGTGGTTTGCCGGCCCTGCGTCTGGCAGGCGCGCTACAGCAGCCATTATACGTCCGGCCGCATCTCCTATGTGCAGAGCATCTATCTGCCGCTGCGGGGCCCGGCGGGCCAGCCGGCCCGCATCGTCAGTCTGCATTCGCCGGAAGACCCGAGAAGTTACCACGCACCGACGGACAAGCCGCTCTTCGGAAGCGAGGTCGAGCGGATCGTCTGGATCGATGTCGGATATGGCGTGCCGGACTAG
- a CDS encoding 5-(carboxyamino)imidazole ribonucleotide synthase gives MATIPPGGTIGILGGGQLGRMLAMAAAQLGLATHIYCPDEELPAADVAGEVTRAAYDDEAALVRFAGSVEVVTYEFENVPAETARILSERGIVRPGPLALATAQDRVVEKNFLVSHGIATAPFADVADEAGLRSAMEAIGTPSILKTRRFGYDGKGQAKIASAADALAAYDEIGRAPAILEGFVPFEREISVIVARGLDGRTAAYDPVENIHKNHILDRTLAPAALTRALSDEACAIAARIVSELDYVGVMGVELFLLPESGSKRRLLVNEIAPRVHNSGHWTMDACAVSQFEQHIRAICGWPLGSPARHSDAVMTNLIGEEAADWARLAATPDTALHLYGKREARPGRKMGHATRLYPLGTRPPVTPS, from the coding sequence GTGGCGACCATTCCACCCGGCGGGACCATCGGCATTCTCGGCGGCGGCCAGCTTGGGCGGATGCTGGCGATGGCGGCGGCGCAGCTGGGGCTCGCCACGCATATCTATTGCCCGGATGAGGAATTGCCCGCGGCGGATGTGGCCGGCGAGGTCACGCGCGCGGCTTATGACGACGAGGCGGCGCTGGTGCGCTTTGCCGGGAGCGTCGAGGTCGTCACTTATGAATTCGAGAATGTGCCGGCGGAGACGGCGCGCATTTTGAGCGAGCGCGGCATCGTGCGGCCTGGGCCGCTTGCGCTGGCGACGGCACAGGACCGCGTGGTCGAAAAGAATTTCCTCGTGAGCCACGGCATCGCGACCGCACCCTTCGCGGATGTGGCGGACGAAGCGGGCCTGCGCAGCGCCATGGAAGCGATCGGCACGCCGTCGATCCTGAAGACGCGGCGCTTCGGCTATGACGGCAAGGGACAGGCGAAGATCGCATCGGCGGCGGACGCGCTTGCCGCCTATGACGAGATCGGCCGCGCCCCCGCCATCCTCGAAGGCTTCGTGCCCTTCGAACGGGAAATCTCCGTGATCGTCGCACGCGGGCTCGATGGACGGACGGCGGCTTACGATCCCGTCGAGAACATCCACAAGAACCACATTCTCGACCGCACGCTGGCGCCCGCCGCGCTGACCAGGGCGCTTTCCGACGAGGCCTGCGCAATCGCGGCGCGCATCGTCTCCGAACTCGATTATGTGGGCGTGATGGGCGTCGAGCTGTTTCTGCTGCCGGAAAGCGGAAGCAAGAGGCGGCTGCTCGTCAACGAGATCGCGCCGCGCGTCCACAATTCCGGCCACTGGACGATGGATGCCTGCGCAGTGAGCCAGTTCGAGCAGCATATTCGCGCGATCTGCGGCTGGCCGCTTGGAAGCCCGGCGCGCCACTCCGACGCGGTGATGACCAATCTGATCGGCGAAGAGGCGGCGGATTGGGCGCGGCTCGCGGCGACGCCGGACACGGCCCTCCATCTCTACGGCAAGCGGGAAGCCCGGCCCGGCCGCAAGATGGGCCATGCGACAAGGCTTTACCCGCTCGGAACACGGCCGCCGGTTACGCCTTCTTAA
- the purE gene encoding 5-(carboxyamino)imidazole ribonucleotide mutase: MAAKKPDAKRAKAPAKSKGKPLVGIIMGSQSDWPTMRHAADALDALGVPYEARIVSAHRTPERMFDYAKSAKGRGLKIIIAGAGGAAHLPGMTASLTPLPVFGVPVQSKALSGEDSLLSIVQMPGGIPVGTLAIGEAGAKNAGLLAAAVLALSDEALAKRLDAYRAKQTDSVGLSPEER, translated from the coding sequence ATGGCAGCGAAAAAGCCGGACGCGAAGCGGGCGAAAGCCCCCGCGAAATCCAAAGGGAAGCCGCTGGTCGGCATCATCATGGGCAGCCAGTCGGACTGGCCGACCATGCGCCATGCCGCGGACGCGCTCGACGCGCTGGGCGTGCCCTATGAAGCGCGGATCGTCTCGGCCCACCGGACGCCGGAGCGGATGTTCGACTATGCGAAATCGGCCAAGGGTCGCGGCCTCAAGATCATCATCGCGGGCGCGGGCGGCGCGGCGCATCTGCCGGGCATGACGGCCTCGCTGACGCCGCTGCCGGTCTTCGGCGTGCCCGTGCAATCGAAGGCGCTGTCGGGCGAGGACAGCCTGCTCTCCATCGTGCAGATGCCGGGCGGCATTCCCGTCGGCACGCTCGCCATCGGCGAGGCGGGCGCGAAGAATGCCGGGCTGCTCGCCGCCGCCGTGCTGGCGCTGTCGGACGAGGCGCTGGCAAAGCGGCTCGATGCCTACCGCGCGAAGCAGACGGACTCGGTGGGGCTGAGCCCGGAGGAGCGCTAG
- a CDS encoding sulfate/molybdate ABC transporter ATP-binding protein, with protein MDVEELGKSYGDFAALDNISLTVRPGELLALLGPSGSGKTTLLRAIAGLTATEEGIIRFDGEDATSLSLRERRVGFVFQQYALFRHMTVFDNVAFGLRVRPRDERPRTGEIARRVRRLLELVQLQGLETRFPSQISGGQRQRVALARALAIEPTVLLLDEPFGALDAKVRKELRSWLRELHTETGLTTIFVTHDQEEALELADRVVIMRAGRIEQIGTPAEIYDEPATPYVCEFLGGVARFDCTAKDGEAEILGGLFPVGNGDGDYSGPALAYVRAHEIEVVSREQAEGVPAVIRAVRPFGPAITVELSIEGHHDRIEVSVPRELYDGGEIAVGQGIFVRAMSARIFPKD; from the coding sequence ATCGATGTCGAGGAACTTGGCAAGAGCTATGGCGACTTCGCCGCGCTGGATAATATCTCGCTGACGGTACGCCCCGGCGAATTGCTGGCGCTGCTCGGGCCTTCCGGCTCCGGCAAGACGACGCTGCTCCGCGCCATCGCGGGCCTGACCGCGACGGAGGAAGGCATCATCCGCTTCGACGGCGAGGACGCGACGTCGCTCTCATTGCGCGAGCGCCGCGTCGGTTTCGTCTTCCAGCAATATGCGCTTTTCCGCCACATGACCGTCTTCGACAATGTCGCCTTCGGGCTGCGCGTCCGTCCGCGCGACGAGCGGCCCCGCACGGGCGAGATCGCGCGCCGCGTGCGCCGCCTGCTCGAACTTGTGCAGTTGCAGGGACTTGAGACGCGCTTTCCGAGCCAGATTTCCGGCGGCCAGAGGCAGCGGGTGGCGCTGGCGCGCGCGCTTGCCATCGAACCGACCGTGCTGCTGCTCGACGAGCCCTTCGGCGCGCTCGATGCGAAGGTGCGCAAGGAACTGCGAAGCTGGCTGCGCGAGCTCCACACCGAAACAGGCCTCACCACCATCTTCGTCACCCACGACCAGGAGGAGGCGCTGGAGCTTGCCGACCGCGTCGTCATCATGCGCGCCGGCAGGATCGAACAGATCGGCACGCCCGCCGAAATCTACGACGAACCGGCAACGCCCTATGTCTGCGAATTCCTTGGCGGCGTCGCCCGCTTCGACTGCACGGCGAAGGACGGCGAGGCGGAAATTCTCGGCGGGCTCTTCCCCGTCGGCAATGGCGATGGCGACTATTCGGGACCGGCGCTCGCCTATGTCCGGGCGCATGAGATCGAGGTCGTCTCGCGCGAGCAGGCGGAAGGCGTGCCGGCCGTCATCCGCGCCGTCCGCCCCTTCGGCCCGGCCATCACGGTCGAGCTTTCGATCGAGGGCCATCACGACCGCATCGAGGTTTCGGTGCCGCGCGAGCTCTATGACGGCGGCGAAATCGCGGTCGGCCAGGGCATCTTCGTGCGCGCCATGTCGGCCCGGATATTTCCAAAGGATTGA
- the cysW gene encoding sulfate ABC transporter permease subunit CysW, translating into MQTDESRTVKTALIATSFVFLGLVLILPLASVFTEAFRRGAEPFFAALVEPDALSAVWLTLFVAAIAVPANLVFGLVASWAIAKFEFKGKSFLITLIDLPFSVSPVISGLVYILLFGSYGFFGPWLIENGIQIVFAVPGIVLATIFVTFPFVARQLIPLMEQQGTGDEEAALSLGASGFQTFRKVTLPNVKWALLYGVLLCNARAMGEFGAVSVISGHIRGKTNTMPLHVEILYNEYNFVAAFAVASLLAFLALVTLVLKSLLEWRYGGELAASGRH; encoded by the coding sequence ATGCAGACCGATGAAAGCCGGACTGTAAAAACCGCACTTATTGCAACGAGCTTCGTCTTTCTCGGCCTTGTGCTGATATTGCCGCTTGCCTCCGTCTTCACGGAAGCCTTCCGGCGCGGCGCCGAACCTTTCTTCGCCGCGCTCGTCGAACCGGATGCGCTCTCCGCCGTCTGGCTGACGCTTTTCGTGGCGGCGATCGCGGTGCCCGCCAATCTCGTCTTCGGGCTCGTTGCCTCATGGGCGATCGCGAAGTTCGAGTTCAAGGGCAAGTCGTTTCTCATCACGCTGATCGACCTGCCCTTCTCCGTCTCGCCGGTCATCTCGGGGCTCGTCTATATCCTGCTCTTCGGCTCCTACGGCTTCTTCGGGCCGTGGCTGATCGAAAACGGCATCCAGATCGTCTTCGCGGTGCCGGGCATCGTGCTTGCCACCATCTTCGTCACCTTTCCCTTTGTCGCGCGCCAGCTCATTCCGCTGATGGAGCAACAGGGCACGGGCGACGAGGAGGCCGCGCTGTCGCTCGGTGCGTCGGGCTTTCAGACCTTTCGCAAGGTGACGCTGCCCAACGTCAAATGGGCGCTGCTCTACGGCGTTCTTCTCTGCAACGCGCGCGCGATGGGCGAGTTCGGCGCCGTCTCCGTCATATCGGGTCATATCCGCGGCAAGACAAACACCATGCCGCTTCATGTGGAGATCCTCTACAATGAGTACAATTTCGTTGCCGCCTTCGCGGTTGCCTCTCTCCTGGCTTTCCTCGCCCTCGTCACCCTCGTCCTCAAATCGCTCCTCGAATGGCGGTACGGTGGTGAACTTGCCGCGAGCGGGCGCCACTAA
- the cysT gene encoding sulfate ABC transporter permease subunit CysT, whose translation MTVLSLPKRSPSVLPGFGLTMGLTLTWLSLIILIPLAGVFIKSAGLGWDAFLALATDARTVAALKLSFGAALIAAAINAVFGLLVAWVLVRYDFPGRRIVDAAIDLPFALPTAVAGLALTALYAPNGWIGSLIEPLGLKIAYSSAGVVIALVFIGLPFVVRTVQPVLADFDKELEEAAATLGATRFQTISRIVFPALMPPLLTGFALAFARGVGEYGSIIFIAGNIPYRSEIAPLLIVIRLEEFNYAGATAIAALMLVISFALLLVINLLQAWNRRRIGLAG comes from the coding sequence ATGACTGTTCTGTCTCTGCCGAAGCGGTCTCCCTCGGTGCTGCCGGGCTTCGGCCTGACCATGGGGCTGACGCTGACATGGCTAAGCCTCATCATTCTCATTCCGCTTGCCGGCGTCTTCATCAAATCGGCGGGCCTTGGATGGGATGCCTTCCTCGCGCTTGCCACCGACGCGCGCACGGTCGCCGCGCTGAAGCTCAGCTTCGGTGCGGCGCTCATCGCCGCCGCGATCAACGCGGTGTTCGGGCTGCTCGTCGCCTGGGTGCTGGTGCGCTACGACTTTCCGGGCCGCCGCATCGTCGATGCCGCGATCGACCTTCCCTTCGCGCTGCCGACCGCCGTGGCCGGCCTCGCGCTCACCGCGCTTTATGCGCCGAACGGCTGGATCGGTTCGCTGATCGAACCGCTCGGCCTCAAGATCGCCTATAGCTCGGCGGGCGTCGTCATTGCGCTGGTCTTTATCGGGCTTCCCTTCGTGGTGCGCACCGTGCAACCCGTGCTTGCCGATTTCGACAAGGAGCTGGAAGAGGCGGCGGCGACGCTCGGCGCCACGCGGTTCCAGACCATAAGCCGCATCGTCTTTCCCGCGCTCATGCCGCCGCTTCTCACCGGCTTTGCGCTCGCCTTCGCGCGCGGCGTCGGCGAATACGGCTCGATCATCTTCATCGCGGGCAACATTCCCTATCGCTCGGAAATCGCACCGCTGCTGATCGTGATCCGGCTGGAAGAGTTCAACTATGCGGGCGCGACGGCCATCGCCGCACTCATGCTTGTCATTTCCTTCGCGCTGCTGCTCGTCATCAACCTGCTGCAGGCGTGGAACCGCCGCCGCATCGGCCTTGCCGGTTAG
- a CDS encoding OprO/OprP family phosphate-selective porin has translation MQKLEATILELQRELQTVKDDQAIAAAKPAPESPVIFKGGPAFEAADGSWSFKVRGRIEADAAFYNKSGGNSPIDFNNGTELRRARIGVDGKVLNDWLYRLEADFAKASRNDSASSEIDVKDAYIAFTGIENTRITVGQHKTPNSLEQLVSSTDLVFTERPLAVEAFNHRLTAGGDFKAGVSVGYTGENYTLTTGLFGANFAASSDSSALGAANDEGWGVHGRGTFAPIQEKGKVLHLGASGYWRDAGGQNGFGGTSVRFRSGPEVSAVDNTRLVDTGNLAADTYTSAGAELGGIYGPFHAQAEYLVASVDQTAGLPSLDFDGGYVQLGYVLTGESRNYKNGLFSRVKPANPFSLKGGGAGAWEIATRFSTIDLNDDALRGGSQDNYTAALNWYPNEYIRVGVDYVRFDAERNGITTEGDAVVSRIGVAW, from the coding sequence GTGCAGAAACTCGAGGCGACCATTCTCGAGCTTCAGCGCGAGCTGCAAACGGTCAAGGATGACCAGGCAATCGCCGCCGCGAAACCGGCGCCTGAATCCCCCGTCATCTTCAAGGGCGGTCCCGCCTTTGAAGCGGCGGATGGAAGCTGGTCCTTCAAGGTGCGCGGCCGCATCGAGGCGGATGCCGCCTTCTACAACAAGAGCGGCGGCAACAGCCCCATCGATTTCAACAACGGCACCGAGCTTCGCCGCGCCCGCATCGGCGTCGACGGCAAGGTACTGAATGACTGGCTCTATCGCCTCGAAGCGGATTTCGCCAAGGCGAGCCGCAACGACAGCGCCAGCAGCGAAATCGACGTGAAGGACGCCTATATCGCCTTCACGGGCATCGAGAACACCCGCATCACCGTCGGCCAGCACAAGACGCCGAACTCGCTGGAGCAGCTCGTCAGTTCGACCGACCTCGTCTTTACCGAGCGTCCGCTCGCCGTCGAGGCGTTCAACCACCGGCTCACCGCCGGCGGCGACTTCAAGGCCGGTGTGTCGGTCGGCTATACCGGCGAAAACTACACGCTGACGACGGGTCTCTTCGGCGCCAACTTTGCCGCCAGCAGCGACAGTTCGGCACTGGGTGCGGCCAATGACGAAGGCTGGGGCGTGCATGGCCGCGGCACCTTCGCGCCCATCCAGGAGAAGGGCAAGGTGCTGCATCTCGGCGCCTCGGGCTATTGGCGCGACGCCGGCGGCCAGAACGGCTTCGGCGGCACGAGCGTCCGTTTCCGTTCGGGCCCGGAAGTCTCCGCCGTGGACAACACGCGCCTCGTCGACACGGGCAATCTCGCCGCCGATACCTACACCTCGGCCGGCGCGGAACTTGGCGGCATCTACGGACCCTTCCATGCCCAGGCCGAATATCTCGTCGCCTCCGTCGACCAGACGGCGGGACTGCCGAGCCTCGATTTCGACGGCGGCTATGTGCAGCTCGGCTATGTACTGACCGGCGAAAGCCGCAACTACAAGAACGGCCTGTTCTCCCGCGTGAAGCCTGCCAACCCCTTCTCGCTGAAGGGCGGCGGCGCGGGCGCCTGGGAAATCGCCACCCGCTTCAGCACCATCGATCTCAATGACGATGCGCTGCGCGGCGGCTCGCAGGACAATTACACCGCCGCACTCAACTGGTATCCGAACGAATATATCCGCGTCGGTGTCGACTATGTCCGCTTCGATGCGGAACGGAACGGCATCACGACCGAAGGCGACGCCGTCGTCAGCCGCATCGGCGTGGCCTGGTAA
- a CDS encoding sulfate ABC transporter substrate-binding protein: MTFSDLTKRSAVLLAGIFLLLAMTFEVRAETTLLNVSYDPTRELYRDFNAAFVEHWKKETGETVSIEQSHGGSGKQARAVIDGLEADVVTLALAGDIDEIADATGKLPKDWQKSLPYNSSPYTSTIVFLVRDGNPEGIKDWDDLVKPGIEVITPNPKTSGGARWNYLAAYAYALEHSGNDDAKAREFVGKLFRNVPVLDTGARGSTTTFVQRGIGDVFISWENEAFLAQKEFPGKFEIVVPTLSIRAEPPVAIVTGNTDKRGTTKLARAYLEYLYSSTGQNLAAKHFYRPVKPEFADKEDLKRFPTVKLVSIDDVFGGWVKAQPEHFGDGGVFDQIYQPGR, encoded by the coding sequence GTGACTTTTTCAGATTTGACCAAACGCTCCGCCGTTCTTCTGGCAGGCATTTTCCTGCTGCTCGCCATGACCTTCGAGGTCCGGGCCGAAACCACGCTTCTCAACGTGTCCTACGACCCGACGCGCGAGCTTTATCGCGATTTCAACGCGGCCTTCGTGGAGCATTGGAAGAAGGAAACCGGCGAGACCGTTTCCATCGAGCAGTCGCATGGCGGCTCGGGCAAGCAGGCCCGCGCGGTGATTGACGGGCTCGAAGCCGATGTCGTCACGCTGGCGCTGGCCGGCGACATAGACGAGATCGCCGATGCGACGGGCAAGCTGCCGAAGGACTGGCAGAAGTCCCTCCCCTACAACTCATCGCCCTATACCTCGACCATCGTCTTCCTCGTTCGCGACGGCAACCCGGAAGGCATCAAGGACTGGGACGACCTGGTGAAGCCGGGGATCGAAGTCATCACGCCGAACCCGAAGACCTCGGGCGGCGCGCGCTGGAACTACCTCGCGGCATACGCCTATGCGCTCGAACATTCCGGCAATGACGACGCGAAGGCGCGCGAATTCGTCGGCAAGCTTTTCAGGAATGTGCCGGTGCTCGACACGGGCGCGCGCGGCTCCACCACCACCTTCGTCCAGCGCGGCATCGGCGACGTCTTCATTTCGTGGGAGAACGAAGCCTTCCTCGCCCAGAAGGAATTTCCCGGCAAGTTCGAGATCGTCGTGCCGACGCTCTCGATCCGCGCCGAGCCGCCCGTCGCAATCGTGACCGGCAATACGGACAAGCGCGGCACGACCAAGCTCGCCCGCGCCTATCTCGAATATCTTTATTCCTCGACCGGCCAGAACCTCGCAGCGAAACATTTCTATCGCCCCGTGAAGCCGGAATTCGCCGACAAGGAAGACCTCAAGCGTTTCCCGACCGTGAAGCTCGTCTCGATCGATGATGTCTTCGGCGGCTGGGTAAAGGCGCAGCCCGAGCATTTCGGCGACGGCGGCGTGTTCGACCAGATTTATCAGCCGGGCCGTTAA
- a CDS encoding RrF2 family transcriptional regulator produces MLSQKAKYALKAMIALATQEEGDLLQAADIAERQNVPRKFLELILLDLRKHGLVRSQRGKFGGYALAKPADAITFGQVIRIMDGPLAPIPCASLTGYRRCADCRDEKSCAVRRTMREVRDAAAAILDGTTIADALGAGAHEARAAIGA; encoded by the coding sequence ATGTTATCGCAAAAAGCCAAATACGCGCTGAAAGCCATGATCGCACTGGCAACCCAGGAGGAAGGTGACTTGCTTCAGGCGGCCGACATAGCGGAGCGGCAGAATGTGCCCCGGAAGTTCCTCGAGCTGATCCTGCTCGATCTCCGGAAGCACGGTCTCGTCCGCAGCCAGCGCGGCAAGTTCGGCGGCTATGCACTGGCCAAACCGGCCGATGCGATCACGTTTGGACAGGTTATTCGCATCATGGACGGGCCTTTGGCACCCATCCCCTGTGCGAGCCTTACCGGCTACCGGCGTTGTGCCGACTGCCGGGACGAAAAATCCTGCGCCGTCCGCCGGACGATGCGGGAGGTACGCGACGCGGCGGCGGCGATCCTCGACGGGACCACCATCGCCGATGCGCTGGGTGCCGGCGCTCATGAAGCGAGGGCGGCAATCGGCGCTTAG
- a CDS encoding GGDEF domain-containing protein, with translation MNEPMKIGDTKPVSGSSSLSAREREKARAGAAVSGGRTVSDSATIMGIPEAEVTPAVRDALMQLMAEVDTLRREVSAMRERLRESEELADRDPLIPVLNRRAFVRELSRVIAYGRRYAEPAGLVYFDIDNFKQVNDAHGHAAGDAALHHLAKLVLDNVRESDVLGRLGGDELGLILARADEATAKAKAASLASLVATAPLHHGGREIPLSISVGAVAFTGEDEPADALARADKAMYEAKRRDG, from the coding sequence ATGAACGAACCCATGAAGATTGGCGATACCAAGCCCGTGAGCGGCTCCTCTTCCCTCTCCGCGCGTGAGCGTGAGAAAGCGCGGGCGGGAGCCGCCGTTTCGGGCGGGCGCACCGTTTCCGACAGCGCCACCATCATGGGCATTCCCGAAGCCGAGGTGACGCCCGCCGTTCGCGATGCGCTGATGCAGCTCATGGCGGAGGTCGATACGTTGCGCCGCGAGGTTTCGGCGATGCGCGAGCGGCTGCGCGAGAGCGAGGAACTGGCGGATCGCGACCCGCTCATCCCGGTGCTCAACCGCCGTGCCTTTGTGCGCGAGCTTTCCCGCGTCATCGCCTATGGGCGGCGCTATGCCGAGCCGGCCGGGCTCGTCTATTTCGACATCGACAATTTCAAGCAGGTGAACGACGCCCATGGCCATGCGGCGGGCGACGCGGCGCTTCATCATCTCGCGAAGCTCGTGCTCGACAATGTGCGCGAAAGCGATGTGCTTGGCCGGCTGGGCGGCGACGAGCTCGGACTCATTCTCGCCCGCGCCGACGAGGCCACTGCCAAGGCCAAGGCCGCTTCTCTCGCCTCCCTCGTCGCCACGGCTCCGCTCCACCATGGCGGGCGGGAGATACCGCTGTCGATTTCCGTCGGCGCCGTCGCCTTCACCGGCGAGGACGAGCCTGCGGATGCGCTCGCCCGCGCCGACAAGGCCATGTACGAAGCCAAGCGCCGCGACGGCTGA
- a CDS encoding YdcH family protein, with translation MTEREEEELRQMLGTLKQEHRDLDAAISALEAMPMPDHLQIKRLKKKKLHLRDRIQEIDDLLFPDITA, from the coding sequence ATGACGGAACGGGAAGAAGAAGAGCTGCGTCAGATGCTCGGCACGCTGAAGCAGGAGCATCGCGACCTCGACGCCGCCATCTCCGCGCTGGAAGCGATGCCGATGCCCGATCACCTGCAGATCAAGCGGCTGAAAAAGAAGAAGCTGCACCTGCGCGACCGCATCCAGGAAATCGACGACCTGCTGTTCCCGGACATCACGGCCTGA